A genomic region of Nostoc sp. UHCC 0702 contains the following coding sequences:
- a CDS encoding BtpA/SgcQ family protein, with protein MDLYQIFKTRSPIIGVVHLLPLPTSPRWGGSLKAVIDRAEQEATALASGGVDGIIVENFFDAPFTKNQVDPAVVSAMTVVVQKIQNLVTLPIGLNVLRNDAKSAMAIANCVQAQFIRVNVLTGVMATDQGLIEGEAHQLLRYRRELGCNVKILADVLVKHARPLSSPNLTVAVKDTIERGLADAVILSGWATGSPPNLEDLELACGAANGTPVFIGSGADWENIGTLMQAADGVIVSSSLKRQGRIEQPIDPIRVSQFVEAAHRSWNSKSENTSTPQVKLHS; from the coding sequence GTGGACTTATATCAGATCTTTAAAACTCGATCACCGATTATTGGCGTGGTTCACCTACTGCCACTGCCCACCTCGCCCCGCTGGGGAGGTAGCTTGAAAGCGGTAATTGACCGCGCCGAACAAGAAGCAACAGCCCTAGCAAGTGGCGGCGTTGACGGCATTATTGTAGAAAATTTTTTTGATGCGCCGTTTACCAAAAATCAGGTAGATCCAGCAGTTGTGAGTGCCATGACTGTAGTGGTGCAAAAGATACAGAATTTGGTGACATTGCCCATAGGCTTGAACGTTTTGCGGAACGATGCCAAAAGCGCAATGGCGATCGCCAACTGTGTGCAAGCACAATTTATCCGCGTTAACGTCCTGACAGGTGTAATGGCAACCGACCAAGGATTAATCGAGGGAGAAGCGCATCAATTACTCCGCTATCGGCGGGAATTAGGCTGCAATGTCAAAATTTTAGCTGACGTGTTGGTAAAACACGCCCGCCCTTTGAGTTCTCCAAATCTCACAGTTGCCGTGAAAGACACAATTGAAAGAGGTTTGGCAGACGCAGTAATTTTGTCTGGTTGGGCTACAGGTAGTCCCCCCAATCTAGAAGATTTAGAACTAGCTTGTGGTGCAGCAAATGGCACACCAGTATTTATTGGTAGTGGAGCCGATTGGGAGAACATTGGTACACTGATGCAGGCAGCAGATGGTGTGATTGTTTCTAGTTCGCTCAAACGCCAAGGTCGGATCGAGCAACCAATTGATCCAATTCGCGTCAGTCAATTTGTAGAAGCTGCACATCGTAGTTGGAACTCCAAAAGTGAAAACACATCAACACCACAAGTGAAGCTACATTCTTAG
- the rimO gene encoding 30S ribosomal protein S12 methylthiotransferase RimO, translating to MGEKPTIAISHLGCEKNRIDTEHMLGLLVEAGYNVDTNEELADYVIVNTCSFIEAAREESVRTLVELAETNKKIVITGCMAQHFQDQLLEELPEAVALVGTGDYHKIVNVIERVELGERVKQVSLEPTYIADETTPRYRTTTEGVAYLRVAEGCDYRCAFCIIPYLRGNQRSRTIESIVAEAEQLATEGVQEIILISQITTNYGLDIYGKPKLAELLQALGKVDVPWIRMHYAYPTGLTPDVIAAIQETPNVLPYLDLPLQHSHPDILRAMNRPWQGRVNNEIIHRIKTALSSAVLRTTFIVGFPGETQAHFDHLLEFVQQHEFDHVGVFTFSPEEGTPAYKLANQLPQAVMDERRHQLMELQQPISWRKNQQEVGKTVDVLIEQENPESGKLIGRSARFSPEVDGQVYVEGVVKLGTIVPVAIHSADTYDLYGQVVDN from the coding sequence ATGGGTGAAAAGCCAACAATTGCAATCTCTCACTTGGGCTGCGAGAAAAATCGAATTGATACAGAACATATGTTAGGACTGCTCGTAGAAGCAGGTTACAATGTAGATACAAATGAAGAGTTAGCAGACTACGTAATAGTCAATACATGTAGTTTTATTGAAGCAGCAAGGGAAGAATCTGTCAGAACTTTGGTAGAACTGGCAGAAACGAATAAAAAAATCGTGATCACAGGCTGTATGGCCCAGCACTTCCAAGATCAATTGTTGGAGGAATTACCGGAAGCTGTGGCCTTAGTTGGGACAGGCGATTATCACAAAATTGTAAATGTAATTGAGCGGGTAGAACTTGGAGAGCGGGTTAAACAGGTGAGTTTAGAACCCACCTACATAGCCGACGAAACTACACCGCGCTACCGCACTACAACTGAAGGAGTTGCCTACCTGCGGGTTGCAGAAGGTTGTGATTATCGTTGTGCATTTTGTATTATTCCCTACCTGCGGGGAAACCAGCGATCGCGTACTATTGAATCGATAGTTGCTGAAGCCGAGCAATTAGCAACTGAAGGGGTACAGGAAATCATTCTGATTTCCCAAATCACTACCAATTATGGGTTGGATATTTACGGCAAACCCAAGTTAGCCGAATTACTACAAGCTTTGGGCAAAGTCGATGTACCCTGGATCAGAATGCACTACGCATATCCCACGGGGCTGACGCCGGATGTGATAGCGGCAATTCAAGAAACACCTAATGTTTTACCCTACCTAGATTTGCCCTTACAACATTCTCATCCCGATATTCTCCGTGCCATGAACCGTCCCTGGCAAGGGCGTGTGAATAATGAGATTATCCATCGCATCAAAACAGCGCTAAGTTCGGCAGTATTACGGACAACATTTATAGTTGGCTTCCCCGGAGAAACTCAAGCACACTTTGACCATTTATTAGAGTTTGTCCAGCAGCACGAATTTGACCATGTGGGTGTGTTTACATTTTCACCAGAAGAGGGAACACCGGCTTATAAACTAGCCAATCAGTTGCCTCAAGCGGTGATGGATGAACGGCGGCATCAACTGATGGAACTACAACAGCCAATTTCTTGGCGCAAGAATCAGCAGGAAGTAGGCAAGACTGTTGATGTCCTGATTGAGCAAGAAAATCCTGAAAGTGGGAAATTGATTGGTCGTTCAGCGAGATTTTCCCCAGAAGTCGATGGTCAAGTCTATGTCGAAGGTGTGGTGAAGCTCGGAACCATCGTACCAGTAGCGATCCATAGTGCCGATACATACGACCTTTACGGTCAAGTTGTCGATAACTAA
- a CDS encoding DEAD/DEAH box helicase produces MNLSFQELGISQERVELLEKIGFTAPTNIQVQAIPQLLAGRDVVGQSQTGTGKTAAFTLPILERLDVHTKAVQALVLTPTRELAIQVHDAVAQFMGNDGLRVLAIYGGQSIDRQILQLKRGVHMVVGTPGRVIDLLDRGCLKLDQVKWFVLDEADEMLSMGFIDDVVKILSQAPQDRQTALFSATMPPSIRMLVNKFLRSPATVTVEQPKAAPNKINQVAYLIPRQWTKAKALQPILEMEDPETALIFVRTRRTAAELTSQLQAAGHSVDEYHGDLSQQARERLLSRFRNRQVRWVVATDIAARGLDVDQLSHVINYDLPDSVETYLHRIGRTGRAGKEGTAISLVQPFERRKQQVFERHNRQNWQLLSIPTRAQIEARHINKLQEQVGEALTGERLASFLPIVSELIEKYDAQAIAAAALQIAYDQTRPAWLQSDVEIPQEESPLPKPKINKRRDSSGERTRSSWVKSDSSIGDDETRGTPKPKLRTSRRDSVSPVNHKLSSPTAKESAS; encoded by the coding sequence ATGAATCTTTCGTTTCAAGAATTAGGCATTTCACAAGAACGTGTTGAGCTATTAGAAAAAATTGGCTTTACCGCACCTACAAATATTCAAGTCCAAGCCATTCCCCAACTGCTAGCAGGTAGGGATGTGGTGGGTCAATCCCAGACAGGAACAGGTAAAACAGCAGCATTTACGCTGCCAATTTTAGAGCGGCTAGATGTTCACACCAAAGCAGTGCAAGCCCTGGTTTTAACACCAACCCGTGAGTTAGCAATTCAAGTTCACGATGCCGTAGCCCAATTTATGGGTAATGATGGATTGCGCGTGTTAGCAATCTATGGTGGTCAATCAATTGACCGCCAAATTTTACAACTCAAACGTGGCGTTCACATGGTCGTGGGCACCCCAGGACGAGTGATAGATTTACTCGACAGGGGTTGTTTGAAACTCGACCAAGTAAAGTGGTTTGTGTTGGATGAAGCTGATGAAATGTTGAGCATGGGCTTTATCGACGACGTGGTGAAAATCCTCTCCCAAGCCCCCCAAGACCGCCAGACAGCTTTATTTTCAGCCACAATGCCGCCATCGATTCGCATGTTGGTAAACAAATTTTTGCGATCGCCGGCGACAGTCACAGTTGAACAACCAAAAGCTGCACCCAATAAAATCAATCAGGTGGCTTATCTCATCCCCCGCCAGTGGACAAAAGCCAAAGCTTTACAGCCGATTCTGGAAATGGAAGATCCAGAAACAGCTTTAATCTTTGTGCGTACCAGACGGACAGCCGCAGAACTCACCAGTCAACTGCAAGCTGCCGGACACAGTGTGGATGAATACCACGGCGACTTGTCCCAACAAGCGCGGGAACGGTTATTAAGCCGATTCCGCAATCGTCAAGTGCGCTGGGTAGTAGCCACTGATATTGCCGCACGCGGGTTAGATGTTGACCAACTATCCCATGTAATCAACTACGACTTACCTGATAGTGTAGAAACATACCTCCATCGTATTGGTCGTACTGGTAGAGCCGGCAAAGAAGGAACCGCAATTTCTTTAGTACAGCCCTTTGAACGGCGCAAACAGCAAGTATTTGAACGGCATAACCGCCAAAATTGGCAACTGCTGTCGATTCCCACAAGGGCACAAATTGAAGCGCGGCACATCAATAAATTGCAAGAACAAGTGGGAGAAGCCTTGACAGGCGAACGTCTAGCTTCATTCTTGCCGATAGTCAGCGAACTCATTGAAAAATACGATGCTCAAGCGATCGCGGCTGCGGCATTGCAAATCGCTTACGATCAAACTCGTCCGGCTTGGTTGCAATCAGATGTAGAGATTCCCCAAGAGGAAAGTCCCCTTCCCAAACCCAAAATCAACAAGCGCCGCGATTCTTCTGGCGAAAGAACCCGTTCTAGTTGGGTAAAATCAGATAGCAGCATTGGGGACGATGAAACACGTGGTACTCCCAAGCCCAAACTGCGGACAAGCCGTCGTGATTCAGTTTCACCTGTGAATCATAAGTTGAGTTCACCTACAGCTAAAGAGTCAGCTTCGTAA
- a CDS encoding Uma2 family endonuclease, with protein sequence MFTITDLEHLQAEHPEWQMELVDGNIVVMGPSDYESEEIGAELIRLLGNWVRPRKLGRVTGSSAGFILPVLEAENGKEADSEQGNLRAPDVSFVRADRLKKSQRDFVELVPDLMVEIKSKSDRIKPLVEKIQLFLELGTTVGILIDPDKLTLTVYRLNSEPVVLQNNDKLTLPELLPGWELTVSELWPPVFE encoded by the coding sequence ATGTTCACCATTACAGACTTAGAGCATTTACAAGCAGAGCATCCAGAATGGCAGATGGAACTGGTAGATGGGAATATAGTTGTTATGGGCCCATCCGACTATGAATCAGAAGAAATAGGTGCTGAGTTAATCAGATTACTTGGCAACTGGGTACGTCCACGAAAGTTAGGACGAGTTACTGGTTCTAGTGCTGGTTTTATTCTGCCTGTATTAGAAGCTGAGAACGGCAAAGAAGCTGATAGCGAACAAGGAAATCTCCGCGCTCCTGATGTGTCTTTTGTGCGTGCTGATAGACTGAAAAAGAGCCAGCGTGATTTTGTGGAGCTTGTACCTGACTTAATGGTAGAGATAAAATCTAAGTCCGACCGCATTAAACCACTAGTAGAAAAAATACAGCTATTTCTAGAACTTGGAACTACGGTTGGTATTCTGATTGACCCTGACAAATTGACGTTAACAGTCTACCGACTTAATAGTGAACCAGTTGTTTTACAAAATAACGACAAATTGACATTACCAGAATTACTACCAGGTTGGGAACTCACAGTATCAGAACTGTGGCCCCCGGTATTTGAATAA
- a CDS encoding aldo/keto reductase, with amino-acid sequence METITLGPNGPAVTPLCIGTWAWGDKLFWSYGDRYGEKEVQEAFTAALEAGVTFFDTAEIYGMGLSEQLLGQFIKQAQKTVQIATKFGPLPWRFTGQSVSDALTDSLKRLQLERVELYQVHWPFTFLLSQETLMNALADEVKRGRIGAVGVSNYSAAQMREAHQILAARGVPLAVNQVRYSLLTRQVESEGIIQTARELGVTILAYSPLAQGLLTGKYSPESAETPSGARKIDPRFNKEGLQKIAPVISLLTSLGQKYDRTPAQVALNWLIAQGNVIPIAGVKTAQQVRQNAGALGWRLSDDEVKELEKVTRPWL; translated from the coding sequence GTGGAAACCATCACATTGGGGCCAAATGGCCCAGCTGTCACACCCCTGTGCATTGGCACCTGGGCTTGGGGTGATAAACTATTTTGGAGTTATGGCGATCGCTACGGCGAAAAAGAAGTGCAAGAAGCTTTTACAGCAGCTTTAGAGGCTGGTGTCACCTTCTTTGATACTGCGGAAATTTACGGCATGGGTCTGTCAGAACAATTACTAGGGCAATTCATCAAACAAGCACAAAAAACAGTGCAAATTGCCACTAAATTTGGCCCTTTACCGTGGCGATTTACAGGACAATCCGTCTCTGATGCCTTAACAGACAGTCTCAAACGCCTACAATTAGAGCGAGTAGAACTGTATCAAGTGCATTGGCCGTTCACTTTCTTATTAAGTCAAGAAACGCTGATGAATGCCCTCGCCGATGAAGTGAAGCGGGGTAGAATCGGCGCAGTCGGTGTGAGTAATTACTCAGCAGCCCAAATGCGAGAAGCGCACCAAATATTAGCAGCCCGTGGAGTACCTTTAGCAGTTAACCAAGTACGCTACTCTTTGCTAACTCGCCAAGTTGAAAGTGAGGGCATTATCCAAACTGCCCGTGAATTAGGTGTAACAATTTTAGCTTACAGCCCTTTAGCTCAAGGATTGCTCACAGGCAAATACAGCCCTGAAAGCGCTGAAACACCAAGCGGTGCTAGAAAGATAGACCCACGTTTTAACAAAGAAGGGTTGCAAAAAATAGCACCAGTAATTTCTTTACTAACCAGCTTAGGGCAAAAATACGATCGCACTCCTGCCCAAGTAGCACTCAACTGGTTAATCGCTCAAGGAAACGTGATACCCATCGCCGGAGTCAAGACAGCCCAACAGGTACGACAGAATGCAGGCGCATTAGGCTGGAGATTGAGCGATGATGAAGTTAAGGAACTAGAAAAAGTTACTCGCCCTTGGCTGTAA
- a CDS encoding pentapeptide repeat-containing protein, giving the protein MADEEPLKELQGLIQEVVEAKTNDFFALARIAGLNPAGDFAGANLSGVDLSHAYLRDANFSGAYLSGADLKDANLSDANLSFVNLIGADLSRANLSDANLSDANLSDANLSRTNLRGANLSDAKLRGAKLRGADLSRADFSRADLSRADLSRADLSRADLSRADLSRADLSCADLSHADLSCAVLSSVIIDEATKLDEKWRIVWEIVNRNAEGRDLSNTDLSNACLKWVNLKNARLVKTQLRNSDLSNAILVNANLIGADLRNARLLGANLSEADLSGAKVENALFGDNLGISASMKRDLIQRGAIFQDSPGDRSGVLTPV; this is encoded by the coding sequence ATGGCTGATGAAGAACCTCTTAAAGAACTTCAAGGACTCATCCAGGAGGTTGTTGAGGCAAAAACTAATGACTTTTTTGCTTTGGCAAGAATTGCTGGGTTAAATCCTGCTGGAGATTTTGCAGGTGCCAACCTCAGCGGTGTCGACCTCAGCCATGCCTACCTTAGAGATGCCAATTTCAGCGGTGCCTACCTCAGCGGTGCCGACCTCAAAGATGCCAACCTCAGCGATGCCAACCTCAGCTTTGTCAACCTCATTGGTGCCGACCTGAGCCGTGCCAACCTCAGTGATGCTAACCTCAGTGATGCTAACCTCAGTGATGCCAACCTCAGCCGTACCAACCTCAGGGGTGCCAACCTCAGTGATGCCAAACTCAGGGGTGCCAAACTCAGGGGTGCCGACCTCAGCCGTGCCGACTTCAGCCGTGCCGACCTCAGCCGTGCCGACCTCAGCCGTGCCGACCTCAGCCGTGCCGACCTCAGCCGTGCCGACCTCAGCCGTGCCGACCTCAGCTGTGCCGACCTCAGCCATGCCGACCTCAGCTGTGCTGTCCTAAGCTCTGTAATAATTGATGAAGCAACAAAACTTGATGAGAAATGGCGAATAGTGTGGGAAATTGTCAATAGGAACGCTGAAGGGCGAGACTTGAGCAATACAGATTTGAGCAATGCTTGCCTGAAGTGGGTCAATCTAAAAAATGCCAGACTTGTTAAAACTCAATTGCGTAATTCTGATTTATCGAATGCCATATTGGTTAATGCTAATTTAATTGGTGCTGACTTGAGAAATGCGCGTTTGCTGGGGGCTAATTTGAGTGAAGCTGACCTCAGCGGTGCAAAAGTAGAAAATGCCCTATTTGGAGATAATCTAGGAATTTCTGCAAGTATGAAGCGTGACCTAATTCAACGAGGTGCAATTTTTCAAGATTCTCCAGGCGATCGCTCTGGTGTTCTAACTCCCGTGTAG
- a CDS encoding pentapeptide repeat-containing protein encodes MTVTNRHQISLYQEAKAGLNSLFKQTAQVGVGFLVMLLLTGGKPPAFTVALSCVLGIGFVAWSEEKRISQQRVTNKKSVPKEEIPEQVKLLLQANTENFSELVKSAGLNPAEDFAGANLASIKAIGCNLSGFNFSGADLTQADFSRADLSNADFSDANLRSAQLSRANLTNANLSNALLIDANFSHADIRNANLSGADLINADISSADLSGANLTETNFTDTKVKNAQFGSNAGLTDDVKSELEQRRAIFPQDQPALI; translated from the coding sequence ATGACAGTAACTAACCGCCATCAAATCAGTCTTTACCAAGAAGCTAAAGCCGGATTAAATTCCTTATTTAAGCAAACGGCTCAAGTAGGTGTAGGTTTTTTAGTCATGTTGCTGCTAACTGGTGGTAAACCGCCAGCGTTTACTGTAGCGTTAAGCTGTGTTTTAGGCATTGGCTTTGTGGCTTGGAGTGAAGAAAAGCGAATCAGCCAGCAGCGAGTTACAAATAAAAAATCTGTTCCTAAGGAAGAAATTCCAGAACAAGTTAAGCTTCTTCTACAAGCAAACACAGAGAATTTTTCTGAGTTAGTCAAAAGTGCTGGACTCAACCCAGCTGAAGATTTTGCTGGAGCTAATTTAGCTAGTATTAAAGCAATTGGTTGTAACCTTAGTGGCTTTAACTTCAGCGGTGCAGATTTAACTCAAGCTGACTTCAGCCGCGCTGATTTGAGTAATGCTGATTTTAGTGATGCTAATTTACGTTCTGCTCAACTTAGCCGTGCTAATCTCACAAATGCTAACTTGAGCAATGCGCTATTAATAGATGCTAACTTCAGTCATGCTGACATCAGGAATGCTAACTTAAGCGGTGCTGACTTAATTAATGCTGATATTAGTAGTGCTGACTTGAGTGGTGCTAACTTAACCGAAACAAATTTCACCGACACCAAAGTGAAAAATGCTCAATTTGGTTCTAATGCAGGACTGACTGATGATGTTAAATCTGAGCTAGAACAGCGACGCGCAATCTTTCCACAAGATCAACCTGCTCTAATCTAA
- a CDS encoding SGNH/GDSL hydrolase family protein, translated as MKVVLFVILTVVVGLLVVIEIGLRSLFGFGNPLIYLGDDDIGYLLAPNQRTRRFGNRVEINEYSMRSASIAKTPTPSTLRVLLLGDSIANGGWWTDQANTISSLMMATPITTTPFSPEDYRLDSRGAGEQGSGGAGEQGSRGAGEQGSGGAGEQGSGGAGERGSSNYQQFEVLNASANSWGPRNELAYLERFGNFNAQLVLLLINTDDLFATAPTSLPVGRDRNYPDSKPPLAIVEVWQRYLRVSKPIPEMKAVQAEAGDRVGINLEAIGKIQALARESNSKLLLVMTPLLREIGEPGPRDYEIKARQRLSEFTELQQITYIDFLPIFNSTPNVKALYQDHIHLNLQGNQLVSKVMVRSLLSILEVSPKPH; from the coding sequence GTGAAAGTAGTGCTGTTCGTAATTTTGACTGTAGTTGTGGGATTATTGGTGGTGATAGAAATAGGACTGCGATCGCTGTTTGGTTTTGGTAATCCCCTGATTTATCTTGGTGACGACGATATTGGTTATTTATTAGCCCCTAACCAACGCACTCGCCGCTTTGGGAATCGCGTTGAAATTAACGAGTATTCCATGCGGAGTGCGTCGATAGCAAAAACGCCTACACCCTCCACATTGCGAGTGTTACTGCTGGGGGATTCCATCGCTAATGGTGGCTGGTGGACAGATCAAGCGAATACCATTTCTAGCCTGATGATGGCGACACCTATCACAACTACTCCTTTTTCACCTGAAGATTACCGTTTAGACAGCAGGGGAGCGGGGGAGCAGGGGAGCGGGGGAGCGGGGGAGCAGGGGAGCAGGGGAGCGGGGGAGCAGGGGAGCGGGGGAGCGGGGGAGCAGGGGAGCGGGGGAGCGGGGGAGCGGGGGAGTAGTAATTATCAGCAATTTGAAGTATTAAATGCTTCAGCTAACTCTTGGGGGCCAAGAAACGAATTAGCTTATTTAGAAAGGTTTGGCAATTTTAATGCTCAGTTAGTACTGTTATTAATTAATACCGATGATTTATTTGCCACCGCTCCCACTTCCTTACCAGTGGGACGCGATCGCAACTATCCAGATAGTAAACCACCTCTAGCTATAGTGGAAGTGTGGCAGCGTTATCTTCGCGTTTCAAAGCCGATTCCAGAAATGAAAGCAGTCCAAGCAGAAGCAGGCGATCGCGTGGGGATTAATCTAGAAGCAATAGGTAAAATTCAAGCACTTGCTCGTGAAAGCAACAGTAAATTATTGCTAGTTATGACTCCCTTGCTACGAGAAATTGGCGAACCAGGCCCCCGCGATTATGAAATTAAAGCACGTCAACGCCTGAGTGAATTTACAGAGCTTCAGCAAATTACTTATATAGATTTTTTACCGATATTTAACTCAACCCCCAACGTTAAAGCCTTGTACCAAGATCATATTCATCTCAACTTGCAAGGCAATCAACTTGTGAGTAAAGTGATGGTGCGATCGCTTTTGTCAATCTTGGAAGTTTCACCAAAACCTCACTAG